A part of Mycolicibacterium sp. TUM20985 genomic DNA contains:
- a CDS encoding O-antigen ligase family protein, translated as MFAIRTFSTTAALLALGLLGFTAYARKANLTSTIQAGPFFLLIGSTILVLTRPAPTGDFLFFALLVALIVRLVMTINAGAIIASLVDGAGIYLALNVASYAAGVRSPGAADRIGDIRDSGGTLRILFPFSPSLEIAPTIASFYIGAAAFLVFQRGWRRRSLRLVGFAAAFAVIVQGGNRTALFAAVALPIAVILFPFIARWVGILVTVFASVSALVLPAIAALVQPTLLAFLSFIAPERTTRAADVGTLNNRSIIWRKSTEYWMNWVDGEFNWLFGFGQQGQYRSGASMSYAQALSSTVRHPELASMHNSFLQQLFDGGVIGWLLLTLAILWANVRLSRYRTRWGAAGLAAIVAMVTLLLNSMTQVSIAPGSSQDSFWLLVILIGVACQSPRHALPAIEADERKTTKPATIETIGFPPSTGAPLTGRKESV; from the coding sequence GTGTTCGCGATCCGCACCTTCAGCACCACCGCCGCACTACTCGCGTTGGGCTTACTCGGTTTCACTGCCTACGCACGAAAAGCGAATCTGACTAGCACCATCCAAGCCGGCCCATTCTTTCTTCTGATCGGGTCTACGATACTGGTCCTGACGCGACCGGCGCCAACAGGAGACTTTCTATTCTTCGCGCTATTAGTCGCGCTCATTGTGCGGCTGGTGATGACAATCAATGCGGGCGCAATCATTGCTTCGCTAGTTGACGGCGCCGGAATCTACCTTGCGCTAAACGTAGCAAGTTACGCAGCAGGAGTGCGCTCTCCTGGCGCGGCGGACCGCATTGGTGATATCAGAGACTCTGGTGGCACCCTAAGGATACTATTCCCATTCTCGCCGTCGTTGGAAATAGCGCCCACCATTGCGTCCTTCTACATTGGTGCGGCAGCCTTTTTGGTTTTTCAACGAGGGTGGAGACGCCGCTCGCTCCGCCTCGTGGGCTTCGCCGCCGCCTTTGCCGTCATAGTCCAAGGCGGAAATAGAACCGCACTCTTCGCCGCCGTCGCGTTGCCTATTGCGGTCATACTCTTTCCCTTCATCGCCCGGTGGGTGGGAATTCTCGTGACGGTCTTTGCTTCGGTATCGGCTCTCGTACTGCCAGCCATAGCCGCCTTGGTGCAGCCTACCCTCCTAGCATTCCTATCCTTCATCGCGCCGGAACGGACAACCCGTGCCGCCGACGTAGGCACGCTCAACAATCGTTCCATCATCTGGCGAAAGTCGACTGAATACTGGATGAACTGGGTTGACGGCGAATTCAATTGGCTATTCGGTTTTGGACAACAGGGCCAATACCGTTCTGGCGCCTCAATGTCGTACGCCCAGGCGCTCTCCTCAACAGTTCGGCACCCGGAACTCGCGTCTATGCATAATTCATTTCTTCAACAGCTGTTCGATGGAGGAGTCATCGGATGGCTATTACTTACCCTCGCCATCCTCTGGGCAAATGTCCGATTGTCGCGCTATAGAACGCGTTGGGGTGCTGCCGGACTGGCTGCCATTGTGGCTATGGTTACCTTGCTACTCAATTCAATGACCCAGGTGTCGATCGCGCCGGGGAGTTCCCAAGATAGTTTCTGGCTCCTTGTGATACTGATCGGCGTGGCTTGTCAGTCCCCAAGACATGCACTTCCTGCAATCGAGGCAGATGAACGGAAGACCACAAAGCCAGCCACCATAGAAACTATCG